Within Citrus sinensis cultivar Valencia sweet orange chromosome 1, DVS_A1.0, whole genome shotgun sequence, the genomic segment CGTCCGGTCTAGATCCGGACCTCCCCCGGGCGTTGTGGGCCGGGTATGAAGTCGGGTTGATCTTAGATATCACTTGATAAATCCGGAGCTTGGCCCAGAACtcggattttattaaaaaatattaaaaatatatatattattttaaatatttatatttatttaacttatttattacacatatataaagttttaaacacttaaagtttatatttttatgttaaattttattgaaataaacttaaaacttataaaattatacaaaaatatacacatatagtattaaaaatataaatcccGAGTACCCGAACTGGTGCCGGGCTTAAAAACTCGGCCcaagcaaaaaaaaagggcatcGGGTCCGGGTATTGTGAGACCCGGCCCGGCTATGATTGGTGAGGAAATCTCGTTTTTCCCCTCGAAGTTGTTTATAAATCCTGATATTGCGTGTAGGGTTTATAATGTTTACAGTGGGattccaaaagaaaagaatgtcTATCCTTCCAGTAGTAGATGAACTATTCATATTCTCATCCCATTCCGTCCACCCACTCACCCACCCATCCACCCACAAAcctttgtttcctttttcacAAAGGAGGTATGTGACCACGCATCTGCATAAAGCATAGGACAGAGACTCAAAAAGTCAATGACCCTGAAAAGTTTTCTTTCCCCGCCGTCTCGCTCTTTCTAGAGTGGGGGCAAAGGAATAAAGGGAGCATCTCTGCTCAACCTTCTTTTAACATTTATCTTTTTCCTGAGAATAGCAGACGGACCGAGAAAGATTTGTCTTCTCATCTAAAGGTAATAAtgttctcattctcatttcaaTCATTACCGGATGTTTtccaatttgagaaatttcgCATTTTTTCTCATTCGCTGATTCATTCTCTTAAGGTTATGTTGTGATATTATTTGGTACTTTTAAAAACTCGCCGAAATTAACTACAGCCTGTTTGCTATTCGAGTGAAATCGcaaaattataagaatttgCTTTCTCTTTGTATGGATGATGCAAAATGGACCATGTACATGATTTCTACTGATCTCTTGCTGTTGTATAACCGTTGATTGATGATATTCGGCTATCCGCAGAGGGtggttaattttatcaatgatTCTGCCTTTTAGGAGTGTAGATTTCTGTTCATTATTCGCCTACAAGGTGAATAAATTATGatcaagtgaaaaaaaaaaattgtcggGTAAAGTTTCTGCGCCGTTATTGctggaaaagataaaaagaatagGGGATGCCATTTTAGCGACCTTGGATTAATATGGGGGACTTTGACAGAGACGTATCCTGGGAAGAAAATTCCAGGATTTGCTTCGAGGTTAAATTGGACATGCCGCTCCTGCTCCCCGCAGGAGCACTAGGCACGCACCCGCCCTCACAGTCTAATCTCTGTCTGCCACGTGCCTGCGGCTACTGATTTGAATCCAATCATGTTGTATCAGTAGCCTAGATGGTACGTCGACTGGTTAAAACATGTTACGAGGGTTACATGTTTACTCAATGCACGGACCGGATATTAGTGATGCCGTTGCCGCTATGCTTTATCTACAAGCTACTAATTAGTTAGATAATCTATATCTACTTTACCATGTCCTGTCGCTTATAGGGATTACTTTCGATTAACccaactaataaaattaattatcttcgAATTATTCGCAAATTAATGGAAACCTCAACTTGTCCTCAATTACTATTTAGAGAGATGAGGGAAAAATGTTCTCAACAATAGTTAGggttaaattttgatttataataatttagagGTACTTTAAGCATAAACAATTTATGAAGGgggtaaattgaaattaatccctcttaaaatagtttttaatcAATAACGCGATCACCAGAGCGGTCAGCTTATTTGACATTTGCAGTACAAAAAGCAGCAGAAACTTAAATGAATGTATGGTTCGTAATAATTATCGATAAGGTTACAATTATCAATATCTCGGAACTTAAGTGCTtttccaattaaaatataaagtgaTGATTTAATAGCTAtcaaaaactattaaaatataaaaaataattaaattttaatcatgtGCACccatgataatatttttaaaattgaagttacgagatagattttttttttaataattattttatacaatacaattaaagtttaatataattgaaGCCCATCTAAAAGTTCAATCAACTCGATGTATTAAAgtttagagtaatgatacaaccacaaactcttgtacaaacttattttgtacaaactgacgtgacattaattcattggttgaatgaaaacataaattaataaaaacaaatcatgtgggctaagtgatatttaattcaaccaatcttatcatgccacatcagtttgtacaaaataagtttgtacaagagtttgtggctgtatcattactctaaagtttaatataattaaagcTCATTGAAGACTTGAAGAGACTCGAACCTTCTAGTTCTCtaagttaaatatataaatataaagagaGGACATGCCGATGGGTTAGGATTAGGAGATAAACTTGGAAGTTgtgaaaaatacaataaaattgctTATCAGAAAAAAGTAGACACAGatcattttaaaaagaaaaaaaaaagaagaaaaattacagAATCTCCATGCATACGACCCAATAAGATATTTGCTTGCCACGTATATACATACAACTGTTTCATCTCCCTTTGGCTGGGCATTGCTATAAATACCTTGGCCTAGCACTAGCAGTACAACATCATCAATCCCCCCTTACTTTCTTTCGCCCCAACAACAACGGCAAGCTTTTCTTCtcactataataataataatatatatatattatttgtatactTTTGTCGTCTTTTTCACTTCAATTCGTTTACATTTCTCCGCTTcccccacccaaaaaaaacaaaaaacaaaaaatgaacaGCAATCAGCTGCAGCATCAAGTCCTCTACATGAGGCGTTCCCTCTTTGACCAGGTtacttcaatttcattttcattcaataatctctctctcttgtaTCACTTCATATACTCATGATTTCACAAAATGTGGTTATTCTTTCActtaaaactatttaaaaaaaatcaacttttaCTACTGCCTATCTCTATCTGTTTTCATAAtactaaatcaaaagaagtcaaaggaaaatttatttcaaattttgaattggaATCCTTAAAATTCAATCCATTTGGATTCTATCATCAACATATGGAATATTATctgttaatgaaaaaaataatttattttcctcGAATGTTGAGGAGCCAACAAATGTTATAATTACTTTTAGACCGACGTTAAGTTACGTGAACGTAACTTAGGCCCTCCCTTATTTCTATACCCATGCGACTTATTATACTATTTGAGTTGACAAACTAGACgaagattattaaaaaaaaaatccagtaAATAGTAAAAGTAGAAAATGCAGGGAGAAAAAGTAACAATTTCCAGTATTCACGCCACCATGGTTATGAGatagatttaagttttaagtttttttttttttcccccaaaaacTGTTGCACCCATAGATGGTCGTTATCAAGCATTGTCTACTGCGATGATAGTGACGGAGAATCCGTTTAAAAAGAtgcactttttttcttttttcccttccctttttttttctattgaaTCGTGTCGTTTTGCACTTTGTAAGGAAAACAGTAAACGCTTCATTTTGATTCagcaattatatattaattggtAGCTCTGCATGGAATGGTGAACTAAATGATAAATTGTTACAGGGTTATCTTGACTCAGAGCAGCTCATTCAGCTGGAGGATCTGCAAGATGATGCTAACCcaaattttgttgaggagGTTGTATCATTGTTTTATAGTGATTCTGCAAGATTGATCCAGAACATAGAACAAACGCTGTAAgtacaccaaaaaaaaaaatgtatcaaTAACATTCATGGGATTACTTGAAGTTGACTTTGATGGTGATGATCTTGATTCATACTGATCTTTGCAGGAGCAATAGGCCAGTAGATTTTAGCAGGCTGGATGACATATTGCATCAGTTCAAGGGTAGCTGCTCAAGGTAATTAAAGATTTCTTATGGACAAAAGTGCCAGAATTCGAGTTTCCCTTtttatttaaggaaaaatttcGGGCTACCTCCTCGTGAAGTGACAATCTTCAAATCGTCCCCCTTACTATTAAAAACATCAAGTTATTCTCCAAAACTCATTATctctctattatttttaacggctaaaaggataaaatagtaTTTGCACATTTTCCTAACAGTCAATTAACAGAAAAAGATCAAACCTAGGTAGACTAATTCTCATGGGTTCAAATCTTTCTAGGTTTTCAAAAcacacataaatattttaaatatttatagtatGCTCCCtaatactttaaaataattttattttgtgtctctataactaatttttttgaacagattaaatttttaccttttcgtatttaaaaattttattttaaaaaataaatataaaaattaattaaaaactacaattggaaaaagaataatattttaccttttttcatattttttattattatcattattattctttttcaattaataaaggtatttaaagaaaatatagatctaaaaaaaagaaaatcaaagaataaaagaaaatgctatTGGAGTTtcaccaaataaataaaaggagtaaagatgagaaaaatgaaaggaaagaaaaaaaaatgctacgGGAGTCATGTAcatgagaagaaaattaaaaaaaaaatgaagaaaaagacgaAGAAAGAGTAAGGAtgagaaaaaaacaaatgaaaggaaaagagaaagagtaagaatgagaaaaatgaaaggaaagaaaaaaaatactattgcAGTCATGTAcgtgaaaagaaaagaaaaaaaatgaagaaaaagatgaagaatgAGTAAGGACGGggaaaaaacaaatacaaaaaaaaaaagacaaaagggtaaggatgagaaaaaaatgaaagaaaaagacgaAAATGGTAtgacttttaattttgaaatttgatattgATGGCATTATCGTAATTTATGACATgtcttgtaatttatttaactaacatgtctaatttaagaaaactatcaatttatttaggtatattaagttatttcaatactttattttttaatttatttttcaatgacTAGTCATACatcaactaattttttttttcatttttcaataacTAGTCATAcattaacctttttttttaagcctCACAATATCGTTACAAGAATATTCTGTTAAGGTATGGATACTTTTATACTTTTATGAGGCAACGACggtcaataattaaaaataacgaGTTTTAAAGGATAACTTGATGTTTCCAATAGTAAGGGGGTGATTTGAAGATTGTCACTTGACGAGGGGGTGTGTCGAAATTTTTCCTTGATTTAAACAAGCagcttattttaatttactttgtgCACATATTTTTAGTATTGGAGCTAAAAAGGTGAAAGACGCATGCTCACAGTTCAGGGAATACTGCAATGCTGGAAATGCTGAAGGGtaatcttatttgaatttttaataagcAAGCACACAAATAATTACTCCTCATCAGTCATCACTCTGGATCTGGGgccaaattttcaattatggGTGCTTTAAATTCTGCAGATGCAGTAGGAGTTTCCAACTAATCAAGCAAGAGTATGAAACTCTGAGGAGGCGGCTCGAAAGTTACTTTCAGGTACCTCGCTGTCTGCGTAATTGTGTGCATTCACATTGTTTAAACTCTGTACTTGATATATTGTCTATGtgttcatttctttttcagatgGTGAAACAAGCTAAAGCTGCTTAAGGTGGCATATGATTACGTATATCATGTATATGATATGcactaaataatattgaaCCGTCGTCACTTCACTGCCGGCCCGAGGATTCGTGTAGAGATGCTACGAGCTCACTAAAGTCTTGAGTAGATATAAGAAGCTTGTATTTAATGATGCTGCAGAAGTTATGTTCTGGGCATCTACCTCTTATTACCAATAATGCAACTGCATCTTTCCTACTATCCCATGTCTAATCGAGGACATTTTCGTTATCTAACCTTGCAAATAAATTGGGAAAATTACCAGCTTGAAATATGTACACCCTCGTAATGAAGCTTATTCAGCCTTCTTGTTGTGACTATCCcgcaaaaggaaaaagaataaaagattgtttacataaatatatatatacggaCACACAAGCGCGCGAAGCCTGCtagctttttcatttttattttcaatagcCAGGAGCTTAACAGTTTCTGCTTTCCAAATTTACAATTGCATTAATTGCTTCAACAAAATGATTCCAAATTGAGATCACATAACGATGATCGTTAGCAATCTCCATGCAATTAACATTCTGTCAAAGCTAACATGCGGAAACCCCACAGTATCCATTACCTGAGAGCGAAGccacaaaataaacaaagccAAAGGGCCATGCTTTAGGAAACATACGAACTAAAAATTGTCCACATTTGGTGGACCAAAGCAAAATagcccttttttttcttaaaaactgGAGCTGAGAATCCACAAAAGCAATAGTAAGGTTCTATATGCATCTGTAACGAAGGCTACCTTATTCGCTATAACATTATTTGCTATAGCATccttccaaatttttttaattgcaccTCGAAGTTTTCATTGTTGATGGCTCATGTTCCATACAATACCGCACATAATATGTCTTAAATCAAGGGTTAGTAACGAAAACTTCAGGGTGAGAATTTTCGAAAACTCGAGGATTTTTAACAGAAAGGGATGGAGCTGTATTATAGTCATTCTAGTAcatcaaataaatcaaatatattattatttttctctaccgaattttattagattatgaacttccatatatatatatatatatagagagagagagagagagagtgtgtgtCAAATTAACCGTTCTCTTATTTACACTTGGTAATCATTCAATGGGGGTGTTCTTTGTTAattagaaaaaggaaaggaaattaAGAGTAAtgttatcatcatcattatccattttcattttaacacTCACAAAAACCTTGGATAAGAAACAGTTCATTTACCATTAGACAATTGATATTGGAGGCATATTTCACAAAGATACAGGTGTTGGAAGGAGAGAAACCTTAACCATTTTTTCTCAACATTAGTTATGGC encodes:
- the LOC102623635 gene encoding histidine-containing phosphotransfer protein 4, with the protein product MNSNQLQHQVLYMRRSLFDQGYLDSEQLIQLEDLQDDANPNFVEEVVSLFYSDSARLIQNIEQTLSNRPVDFSRLDDILHQFKGSCSSIGAKKVKDACSQFREYCNAGNAEGCSRSFQLIKQEYETLRRRLESYFQMVKQAKAA